A window of Pseudomonas mucidolens contains these coding sequences:
- a CDS encoding transporter substrate-binding domain-containing protein produces the protein MALINICVVLALVLSLDVATALDQPRREIRFAVAAQFPPFQSRNPQGWLVGLNIDLGSALCMQLKVRCIWVDQVVVENFPALEARQFDAIMGMAPTSERRRWVSFTDNLYPFTTRLVARRNSGLRPTASSLKGKRVGVLLGSNREAFARSKWAPKGVIVKSFWLNEELVRSLVAGDIDATLQGTVEIRNALLDTDDGLAFDFLGPAVSAELLGDGVAIAVRKLDTALRNELNCALAQLMQSGEYQRIIQPYRLEAPPSGR, from the coding sequence ATGGCCCTGATAAACATCTGTGTAGTACTTGCCCTAGTGCTTTCGTTGGATGTCGCTACGGCCCTTGATCAGCCACGGCGCGAAATCCGTTTTGCCGTCGCCGCGCAATTCCCTCCCTTTCAGAGTCGAAACCCGCAAGGGTGGTTGGTCGGCCTGAACATCGACCTGGGCAGCGCGTTGTGCATGCAACTGAAGGTGCGATGCATCTGGGTTGATCAGGTGGTTGTCGAGAACTTCCCCGCCCTTGAAGCCCGGCAATTCGACGCGATCATGGGGATGGCCCCCACGTCCGAACGACGGCGCTGGGTGAGTTTCACCGATAATCTCTACCCGTTCACCACGCGTCTGGTAGCGCGTAGAAACTCAGGCCTGAGGCCCACCGCAAGCTCGCTCAAGGGCAAACGTGTCGGTGTATTGCTGGGGAGCAATCGCGAAGCCTTTGCCCGGTCGAAGTGGGCGCCCAAGGGCGTGATCGTCAAGAGCTTCTGGCTCAATGAGGAGTTAGTGCGCAGCCTGGTGGCGGGCGATATCGATGCGACTTTGCAAGGCACCGTGGAGATTCGTAATGCGCTGCTCGACACCGACGACGGGTTGGCGTTCGACTTCTTGGGCCCGGCTGTTTCGGCGGAGTTGCTGGGCGACGGTGTGGCGATCGCGGTGCGCAAGCTCGATACGGCGTTGCGCAATGAACTTAACTGTGCCCTTGCACAGTTGATGCAGTCCGGCGAATACCAGCGGATCATCCAGCCCTATCGCCTTGAAGCACCGCCCTCTGGGCGTTAA
- a CDS encoding chemotaxis protein produces the protein MSITKARADSLSLLLFTLRSGKLMAINLLKVSEIIPCPPLTKLPESHPHVKGIATLRGAALSVIDLSRALGEMPLQDPDGGCLIVTDISRSKQGLHVQAVSRIVHCMTTDIRPPPFGSGGNRAFITGVTQVDGTLVQVLDIEKVIHAIAPAPIEVAPTDLTMEEAEVLGHARILVVDDSQVALQQSVHTLRNLGLQCHTARSAKDAIDCLLELQGTADQINVLVSDIEMSEMDGYALTRTLRETPDFQDLYILLHTSLDSAMNSEKARLSGANAVLTKFSSPELTKCLVVAAQSLPQHGR, from the coding sequence ATGTCCATCACCAAAGCCCGCGCAGACTCCCTTTCGCTGCTGCTCTTTACCTTGCGCAGCGGTAAGCTGATGGCGATCAACCTGCTCAAGGTCAGCGAAATCATCCCTTGTCCACCGCTGACCAAACTGCCGGAGTCCCACCCGCACGTCAAAGGTATCGCCACCCTGCGCGGTGCCGCGTTGTCAGTGATCGACCTCAGCCGGGCGTTGGGCGAAATGCCTTTGCAAGATCCAGACGGCGGTTGCCTGATTGTCACTGACATCAGCCGCTCCAAGCAGGGTCTGCACGTACAGGCGGTGAGCCGGATCGTGCATTGCATGACCACCGACATTCGTCCACCGCCTTTCGGTTCTGGAGGCAATCGTGCGTTTATCACCGGCGTGACGCAGGTCGACGGGACATTGGTGCAAGTACTGGATATCGAAAAGGTCATCCATGCAATCGCCCCAGCCCCGATCGAAGTAGCGCCCACCGACTTGACCATGGAAGAAGCGGAAGTACTCGGTCATGCACGGATTCTGGTGGTGGATGACAGCCAGGTCGCCCTGCAACAGTCAGTGCACACGCTGCGCAACCTCGGCCTGCAATGCCACACCGCCCGCAGTGCCAAGGACGCCATCGACTGTCTGCTGGAGCTGCAAGGCACCGCTGACCAGATCAACGTGCTGGTCTCCGATATCGAAATGTCCGAGATGGACGGCTACGCCCTCACCCGCACGCTGCGCGAAACCCCGGACTTCCAAGACCTTTACATCTTGCTGCATACCTCGCTGGACAGCGCGATGAACAGTGAAAAAGCCCGTCTGTCCGGCGCCAACGCAGTGTTGACGAAATTTTCCTCGCCGGAACTCACCAAGTGCCTGGTGGTGGCAGCGCAGTCCCTGCCACAGCACGGCCGGTAA
- a CDS encoding GNAT family N-acetyltransferase, with product MVEHFQLLRRDLTGPLPAPQWPAGISLDHYRETRAAAIHAVLCMAQEQGGGRVGSLQQWRQQFLSDAEFDPKLCLIASNAHGILGVAQCWTSAFIKSLAIHPTAQGQGLGRALLLHSFLVFQQRGEAFVDLKVRESNTRARQLYESAGMVFVLRDRLTKD from the coding sequence ATGGTCGAACACTTCCAGCTGTTGCGCCGCGACCTCACTGGCCCCCTCCCCGCGCCGCAATGGCCGGCTGGCATCAGCCTGGACCACTACCGTGAAACACGGGCTGCGGCAATCCACGCGGTGCTGTGCATGGCGCAAGAACAAGGCGGTGGTCGTGTGGGTAGCCTGCAGCAGTGGCGCCAACAGTTCCTCAGCGATGCCGAGTTCGACCCGAAACTATGCCTGATCGCCAGCAACGCCCACGGCATTCTGGGTGTAGCGCAATGCTGGACCAGCGCCTTCATCAAAAGCCTGGCTATTCACCCCACGGCCCAGGGGCAAGGCTTGGGGCGTGCATTGTTGTTGCACAGCTTTCTGGTGTTCCAACAGCGCGGCGAGGCCTTTGTCGATCTCAAGGTGCGCGAGTCGAATACCCGCGCCCGTCAGTTGTATGAAAGTGCGGGCATGGTGTTTGTGCTGCGCGATCGGCTGACCAAGGACTGA
- a CDS encoding YkgJ family cysteine cluster protein, whose product MTSTHFSCVGCGKCCTDHHVPLTLDEARMWAADGGNVIVLVEGFLGNGLGLPPQQREHAERRSVVVPSGTTEAFVAITFAAYNAGRCRNLDEDNLCRIYERRPLVCRIYPMEINPHIPLNPAAKDCPPQSWEQGPLLIAGGELMDLELAALIRHSRQADRDDVQAKEAVCALLGIRTTALKGDGFTAYLPDMGAFAQALELAADQPSMANEWMFHVSGMDIAEQILDAGARIATEVPANYAFIPLRAA is encoded by the coding sequence ATGACCTCCACCCACTTTTCCTGCGTAGGATGCGGCAAATGCTGCACCGACCACCATGTACCCCTGACCCTCGATGAAGCCCGGATGTGGGCGGCGGACGGCGGCAATGTGATTGTCCTGGTGGAAGGCTTCCTGGGCAATGGCCTGGGCCTGCCGCCGCAGCAACGCGAGCATGCCGAACGCCGTTCGGTGGTGGTGCCCAGCGGCACCACCGAAGCGTTTGTGGCAATCACCTTTGCCGCCTACAACGCAGGGCGCTGCCGGAATCTTGACGAAGACAACCTGTGCCGCATCTATGAGCGCCGCCCGTTGGTGTGTCGCATCTACCCGATGGAGATCAACCCGCATATCCCACTGAACCCTGCGGCTAAGGATTGCCCACCGCAATCCTGGGAACAGGGCCCGTTATTGATCGCGGGCGGCGAGTTGATGGATCTGGAGCTGGCGGCATTGATCCGCCATTCACGCCAGGCCGACCGGGATGACGTACAAGCCAAGGAGGCTGTCTGCGCCCTGCTGGGTATTCGCACCACGGCGCTCAAGGGCGACGGGTTTACCGCCTACCTGCCGGACATGGGCGCGTTTGCCCAGGCGCTGGAGCTGGCGGCTGATCAGCCGTCGATGGCCAATGAGTGGATGTTTCATGTCTCGGGAATGGATATTGCCGAACAGATACTGGATGCAGGGGCACGGATTGCCACTGAGGTGCCGGCCAACTATGCGTTTATCCCGTTGCGCGCGGCTTAA
- the ftsA gene encoding cell division protein FtsA — protein sequence MANVQSGKMIVGLDIGTSKVVALVGEVADDGTLEIVGIGTHPSRGLKKGVVVNIESTVQSIQRAIEEAQLMAGCRIHSAFVGVAGNHIRSLNSHGIVAIRDREVSSADLERVLDAAQAVAIPADQRVLHTLPQDYVIDNQEGVREPLGMSGVRLEAKVYVVTCAVNAAQNIEKCVRRCGLEIDDIILEQLASAYSVLTDDEKELGVCLVDIGGGTTDIAIFTEGAIRHTAVIPIAGDQVTNDIAMALRTPTQYAEEIKIRYACALAKLAGAGETIKVPSVGDRPPRELSRQALAEVVEPRYDELFTLIQAELRRSGYEDLIPAGIVLTGGTSKMEGAVELAEEIFHMPVRLGVPHGVKGLGDVVRNPIYSTGVGLLLYGLQKQTDGISLSGIGSRESYSSDEAKAPLLERLQAWVKGNF from the coding sequence ATGGCAAACGTGCAAAGCGGCAAAATGATCGTCGGTCTCGATATCGGCACCTCCAAGGTGGTGGCGCTGGTAGGCGAGGTCGCGGACGACGGCACGCTGGAAATCGTCGGAATCGGCACGCATCCGTCCCGGGGCCTGAAGAAGGGCGTGGTGGTCAATATTGAATCCACCGTGCAATCGATCCAGCGCGCCATCGAAGAAGCGCAACTGATGGCCGGCTGCCGGATCCACTCGGCGTTTGTCGGCGTGGCGGGCAATCACATCCGCAGCCTGAACTCCCACGGCATCGTCGCGATTCGCGACCGTGAAGTCAGCTCGGCAGACCTGGAACGTGTACTGGACGCTGCCCAGGCCGTGGCCATCCCGGCTGACCAGCGGGTGCTGCACACCCTGCCGCAGGACTACGTAATCGACAACCAGGAAGGCGTTCGCGAACCTTTGGGCATGTCCGGCGTACGTCTGGAAGCCAAGGTTTACGTGGTGACCTGCGCGGTCAATGCGGCACAGAACATTGAAAAGTGCGTGCGTCGCTGCGGCCTGGAAATCGACGACATCATCCTCGAGCAACTGGCGTCGGCCTACTCGGTACTGACCGATGACGAAAAAGAACTGGGCGTGTGCCTGGTGGACATCGGCGGCGGCACCACCGACATCGCGATCTTTACCGAAGGTGCGATCCGTCACACCGCAGTGATCCCGATTGCCGGCGACCAGGTCACCAACGACATCGCGATGGCGCTGCGTACACCGACCCAGTACGCCGAAGAAATCAAGATCCGTTATGCCTGCGCCCTGGCCAAGCTGGCCGGTGCCGGTGAAACCATCAAGGTGCCAAGCGTAGGCGACCGCCCACCGCGCGAACTGTCGCGCCAGGCGTTGGCCGAAGTGGTCGAGCCGCGCTACGACGAACTGTTCACCCTGATCCAGGCGGAACTGCGTCGCAGCGGTTACGAAGATTTGATCCCGGCCGGCATCGTGCTGACCGGGGGCACCTCGAAAATGGAAGGCGCGGTCGAACTGGCCGAGGAAATCTTCCATATGCCGGTGCGCCTGGGCGTGCCCCATGGCGTGAAAGGCCTGGGCGACGTGGTGCGCAACCCGATTTATTCCACCGGTGTGGGCTTGCTGTTGTACGGCCTGCAAAAGCAGACCGACGGCATTTCCCTGTCGGGCATTGGCAGCCGCGAAAGCTATAGCAGTGACGAAGCCAAAGCGCCGTTGCTGGAGCGCCTGCAAGCCTGGGTGAAAGGCAACTTCTAA
- the ftsZ gene encoding cell division protein FtsZ, whose amino-acid sequence MFELVDNIPASPVIKVIGVGGGGGNAVNHMVKSNIEGVEFICANTDAQALKSIGARTILQLGTAVTKGLGAGANPEVGRQAALEDRERIAEVLQGTNMVFITTGMGGGTGTGAAPIIAEVAKEMGILTVAVVTRPFPFEGRKRMQIADEGIRLLSESVDSLITIPNEKLLTILGKDASLLSAFAKADDVLAGAVRGISDIIKRPGMINVDFADVRTVMSEMGMAMMGTGCASGPNRAREATEAAIRNPLLEDVNLQGARGILVNITAGPDLSLGEYSDVGSIIEAFASEHAMVKVGTVIDPDMRDELHVTVVATGLGAKIEKPVKVIDNTVHTNQATAAAPAPARQELPSVNYRDLDRPTVMRNQAQAGAAASRSPNPQDDLDYLDIPAFLRRQAD is encoded by the coding sequence ATGTTCGAACTCGTAGACAACATCCCCGCCAGCCCGGTCATCAAAGTGATCGGCGTCGGCGGTGGCGGCGGCAACGCTGTCAACCATATGGTCAAGAGCAACATTGAAGGCGTTGAATTCATCTGCGCCAACACTGATGCCCAGGCCCTCAAAAGCATCGGTGCACGCACCATCCTGCAATTGGGCACAGCGGTGACCAAGGGCCTGGGTGCAGGCGCCAATCCGGAGGTCGGCCGTCAAGCCGCGCTGGAAGACCGCGAGCGCATCGCGGAAGTACTGCAGGGCACCAACATGGTGTTCATCACCACCGGCATGGGCGGTGGCACCGGTACTGGTGCTGCGCCGATCATTGCCGAAGTGGCCAAGGAAATGGGGATCCTCACCGTTGCGGTGGTGACCCGTCCGTTCCCGTTCGAAGGCCGCAAGCGCATGCAGATCGCCGATGAAGGCATCCGTCTGCTGTCCGAAAGCGTCGACTCGTTGATCACCATCCCCAACGAGAAGCTGCTGACCATCCTCGGCAAGGACGCCAGCCTGCTGTCGGCTTTTGCCAAGGCTGACGATGTACTGGCCGGTGCCGTTCGCGGTATCTCCGACATCATCAAGCGTCCGGGCATGATCAACGTCGACTTTGCCGACGTCCGTACCGTGATGAGCGAAATGGGCATGGCGATGATGGGCACTGGCTGCGCCAGCGGTCCGAACCGTGCACGTGAAGCCACTGAAGCGGCAATCCGCAACCCGTTGCTGGAAGATGTGAACCTGCAAGGTGCTCGCGGCATTCTGGTGAACATCACCGCCGGTCCGGACCTGTCCCTGGGTGAGTACTCCGACGTGGGTAGCATCATCGAGGCGTTCGCTTCCGAGCACGCGATGGTCAAGGTCGGTACCGTTATCGATCCGGACATGCGCGACGAGCTGCACGTGACCGTGGTGGCCACTGGCCTGGGCGCAAAAATCGAGAAGCCTGTGAAGGTCATCGACAATACCGTCCACACCAACCAAGCCACGGCCGCCGCTCCAGCACCTGCTCGCCAGGAACTGCCGTCGGTGAACTATCGTGACCTGGATCGTCCGACCGTGATGCGCAATCAGGCTCAGGCCGGTGCTGCTGCCTCCCGTAGCCCGAATCCGCAAGATGATCTGGATTATCTGGACATCCCGGCATTCTTGCGTCGTCAGGCCGATTAA
- a CDS encoding LysR family transcriptional regulator → MDTLQNMRAFSCVAEAGSFTAAAAQLDTTTANVSRAVSNLEAHLQTHLLNRTTRRIALTEAGKRYLLRCEQILAYVEEAEAEASDAHARPAGQLKVHTMTGIGQHFVIDAIARYRRTHPDVTFDLTLANRVPDLLDEGYDVSIVLASELPDSGFVSQRLGITYSIVCASPAYVKANGCAQRPSDLLNHACLRLVSPVIQLDKWAFNGPDGQESVSINSSPFLVNSADAMKTAITSGMGVGLLPVYAAIEGLRNGTLVRMMPNYRSQELNLYAIYPSRQYLDAKIKTWVEYLRGSLPEILAAHQAELVAYELSGNVGSVRLPL, encoded by the coding sequence ATGGACACTTTGCAAAACATGCGCGCTTTCAGTTGTGTCGCCGAGGCCGGCAGCTTCACCGCCGCTGCCGCGCAACTGGACACCACCACCGCCAACGTCTCGCGCGCGGTCTCGAACCTTGAGGCCCACCTGCAAACCCACTTGCTCAATCGCACCACCCGCCGCATCGCCTTGACCGAGGCCGGCAAGCGCTATTTGTTGCGCTGCGAGCAAATCCTCGCCTATGTCGAAGAAGCCGAGGCCGAGGCCAGCGACGCCCATGCCCGCCCTGCCGGACAGTTGAAAGTGCATACCATGACCGGTATCGGTCAGCATTTTGTGATCGACGCTATCGCCCGCTATCGCCGCACTCACCCAGACGTGACGTTCGACCTGACCCTGGCCAACCGCGTGCCGGACTTGCTGGACGAGGGTTACGACGTGTCCATCGTGCTCGCCAGCGAACTGCCGGACTCCGGATTTGTGTCCCAACGCCTGGGGATCACCTACAGCATCGTTTGCGCCTCGCCGGCCTACGTCAAAGCCAACGGCTGCGCACAGCGGCCCAGTGACTTGCTCAACCATGCTTGCCTGCGCCTGGTGAGCCCGGTGATCCAGCTGGACAAGTGGGCGTTCAATGGCCCCGACGGCCAGGAAAGCGTCAGCATCAACAGCTCGCCCTTTCTGGTGAACTCCGCCGACGCAATGAAGACCGCGATCACCAGCGGCATGGGCGTTGGCCTGTTGCCGGTGTATGCAGCCATCGAAGGTCTGCGCAACGGCACGCTGGTGCGGATGATGCCGAATTACCGCTCCCAGGAACTGAACCTGTACGCCATCTACCCGTCACGCCAGTATCTGGATGCGAAGATCAAGACGTGGGTGGAATACCTGCGCGGTTCATTGCCGGAAATTCTGGCGGCGCATCAGGCGGAACTGGTTGCGTATGAGTTGAGCGGGAATGTGGGCAGCGTACGGCTGCCGCTGTAG
- the lpxC gene encoding UDP-3-O-acyl-N-acetylglucosamine deacetylase, translating to MIKQRTLKNIIRATGVGLHSGEKVYLTLKPAPVDTGIVFVRADLDPVVQIPARAENVGETTMSTTLVNGDVKVDTVEHLLSAMAGLGIDNAYVELSASEVPIMDGSAGPFVFLIQSAGLEEQDAAKKFIRILREVTVEDGDKRATFVPFEGFKVSFEIDFDHPVFRDRTQSASVDFSSTSFVKEVSRARTFGFMSDIEYLRKHNLALGGSVENAIVVDADGVLNEDGLRYEDEFVKHKILDAIGDLYLLGNSLIGEFKGFKSGHALNNQLLRKLIEQKDAWEVVTFEDASTAPISYMRPVAAV from the coding sequence ATGATTAAACAACGCACCCTGAAGAATATTATCCGTGCCACAGGTGTAGGTCTGCACTCCGGGGAGAAGGTATACCTGACTCTCAAGCCCGCACCTGTCGACACCGGCATCGTGTTTGTTCGTGCCGACCTGGACCCTGTGGTGCAGATTCCTGCTCGCGCGGAAAACGTTGGCGAAACCACCATGTCGACCACATTGGTCAACGGTGACGTCAAAGTGGATACGGTGGAGCACTTGCTCTCGGCCATGGCTGGCCTGGGCATCGATAACGCCTACGTCGAGCTCTCCGCGTCCGAAGTCCCGATCATGGATGGCAGCGCCGGACCCTTCGTATTCTTGATTCAATCTGCCGGCCTGGAAGAACAGGACGCAGCCAAGAAGTTCATTCGCATTCTGCGGGAAGTGACAGTAGAAGACGGCGACAAGCGCGCCACCTTCGTCCCGTTCGAAGGCTTTAAAGTGAGCTTTGAGATCGATTTCGATCACCCGGTATTCCGTGACCGCACCCAAAGTGCAAGCGTGGATTTTTCCAGCACTTCGTTCGTAAAAGAAGTCAGCCGCGCCCGTACCTTTGGTTTCATGAGTGACATCGAGTACCTGCGCAAGCACAACCTCGCACTCGGCGGCAGCGTTGAAAACGCCATTGTGGTCGACGCGGATGGTGTACTGAACGAAGATGGCCTTCGCTATGAAGACGAATTCGTGAAGCACAAGATCCTCGATGCAATCGGTGACCTCTACCTGCTGGGCAATAGCCTGATAGGCGAGTTCAAAGGCTTCAAGTCGGGCCATGCACTGAACAACCAGCTCCTGCGCAAGTTGATTGAGCAGAAAGACGCTTGGGAAGTCGTGACCTTCGAAGATGCCAGCACCGCACCGATCTCTTACATGCGTCCCGTTGCGGCGGTGTAA
- a CDS encoding 2-hydroxyacid dehydrogenase, whose product MKKTVLAFSRVTPEMIERLQQDFDVIAPNPKLGDIAAQFNEALPHAHGLIGVGRKLGRAQLEGASHLEVVSSVSVGYDNYDLAYFNERGIMLTNTPDVLTESTADLAFALLMSSARRVAELDAWTKAGQWKASVGAPLFGCDVHGKTLGIVGMGNIGAAIARRGRLGFNMPILYSGNSRKTVLEQELGAQFRNLDQLLSEADFVCLVVPLSENTKHLISHRELGLMKSSAILVNISRGPVVDEPALIEALQNQRIRGAGLDVYEQEPLAESPLFQLSNAVTLPHIGSATNETREAMANRALDNLRSALLGERPQDLVNPQVWKG is encoded by the coding sequence ATGAAAAAGACTGTTCTTGCTTTCAGCCGTGTCACGCCCGAAATGATCGAACGCCTGCAACAGGATTTCGACGTTATCGCCCCCAACCCCAAGCTTGGCGATATCGCCGCCCAGTTCAACGAAGCGCTGCCGCACGCCCACGGCCTGATCGGCGTCGGTCGCAAGCTGGGACGGGCACAGCTTGAAGGCGCGAGCCATCTGGAAGTGGTCTCCAGCGTGTCGGTGGGCTACGACAACTATGACCTGGCGTACTTCAATGAACGCGGGATCATGCTCACCAACACTCCGGACGTGCTGACCGAAAGCACCGCCGACCTGGCTTTTGCCCTGCTGATGAGCAGCGCCCGCCGGGTTGCCGAGCTGGACGCCTGGACCAAGGCCGGGCAATGGAAAGCCAGCGTGGGCGCACCGTTGTTTGGCTGTGATGTACACGGCAAGACGCTGGGGATCGTCGGCATGGGCAATATCGGCGCGGCCATCGCCCGGCGCGGACGCCTGGGTTTCAACATGCCGATCCTCTACAGCGGCAACAGCCGCAAGACGGTACTGGAACAAGAGCTGGGTGCACAGTTTCGCAACCTTGACCAATTGCTGAGCGAGGCGGACTTCGTTTGCCTGGTGGTGCCGTTGAGCGAGAACACCAAGCACTTGATCAGCCATCGCGAGCTGGGACTGATGAAGTCCAGTGCGATTCTGGTGAATATCTCCCGTGGCCCGGTAGTCGACGAGCCGGCGCTGATCGAAGCCCTGCAAAACCAGCGGATTCGCGGTGCCGGACTGGATGTGTACGAGCAAGAGCCCTTGGCCGAATCGCCGCTGTTCCAACTGAGCAATGCAGTAACCTTGCCCCATATCGGTTCGGCCACGAATGAAACCCGCGAAGCCATGGCCAATCGTGCCTTGGACAATCTGCGCAGCGCGTTGCTGGGGGAGCGGCCGCAAGACTTGGTCAATCCGCAGGTTTGGAAAGGCTAG
- a CDS encoding sensor domain-containing diguanylate cyclase: MNQRRAQNLPARPELLLILGSGITVALIMIIVAVLLIREHASTLQTAQRSTNNITQLINADVLRNVELYDLALQGLITAAGNALSQVPAEIRHQLQFDQSIAARYKGEVLLLDKAGQVIADSSTLTPTPRNFVDRDYFQIHLKNPEAGLFISRPFKIHCECDQVWRIAFSRRVAGPNGEFAGVAVASMRLAYFDQLFSSLTIGSGNTINLLNNQGILLAQQPMLESNMIDKDLSSRPNFKRMLQEGSGSFRAISTTSDTLRLFTFTNVGQLPLIVVVALSNDDVFAAWRRAAWLTAGATGVLCIGLLWLTWMLRLELRRRYRAEKVLSELAATDALTGLANRRILDQRLRLEWDRAQRSNAPLALLMIDVDHFKTFNDRHGHQAGDDALRNVARVIGNNIRRPADLAARYGGEEFAVILPDTDAKGARVIAEHLRGRIENLPWVSGSDGPITVSIGLSTWDRQGPPSLEQLLLSADQALYAAKNAGRNCTVDARAP; the protein is encoded by the coding sequence ATGAATCAACGCCGCGCCCAAAACTTGCCTGCACGCCCGGAGCTGTTGTTGATTCTGGGCAGTGGCATCACCGTCGCGTTGATTATGATCATCGTCGCCGTGCTGCTGATCCGCGAACATGCCAGCACGTTACAGACCGCTCAACGCTCCACCAACAACATCACCCAACTGATCAATGCAGATGTGCTGCGTAACGTCGAGCTGTATGACTTGGCGCTGCAAGGGCTGATTACGGCGGCGGGCAACGCTTTGTCGCAAGTGCCAGCCGAGATTCGGCACCAACTGCAATTCGATCAATCCATCGCGGCCCGCTACAAGGGGGAAGTCCTGCTGCTCGACAAGGCCGGCCAGGTGATAGCCGACTCTTCTACGCTGACGCCCACGCCGCGCAATTTCGTCGACCGCGATTACTTCCAGATCCACCTGAAAAATCCCGAGGCGGGACTGTTCATCAGCCGCCCGTTCAAGATCCACTGCGAATGCGATCAAGTGTGGCGTATTGCATTCAGCCGCCGGGTGGCCGGGCCCAATGGCGAATTTGCCGGCGTTGCCGTGGCGAGCATGCGCCTGGCGTATTTCGACCAGTTGTTCAGCAGCCTGACCATCGGTAGCGGCAATACCATCAACCTGTTGAACAACCAAGGCATTTTGCTGGCTCAGCAACCCATGCTGGAAAGCAACATGATCGATAAAGACCTGAGTTCCCGCCCCAACTTCAAACGCATGTTGCAAGAAGGCAGTGGCAGCTTCAGGGCGATCTCCACGACCAGCGACACGTTACGGCTCTTTACCTTTACCAATGTCGGACAATTGCCCTTGATCGTGGTGGTGGCCTTATCCAACGACGACGTATTCGCGGCATGGAGGCGCGCGGCGTGGCTCACCGCTGGCGCCACCGGAGTACTGTGTATCGGCCTTTTATGGCTGACTTGGATGCTGCGCCTGGAGCTGCGGCGGCGCTACCGTGCCGAGAAGGTCCTGTCAGAACTGGCAGCCACCGACGCTCTCACCGGCCTGGCCAACCGCCGTATCCTGGACCAGCGGTTGCGCCTGGAATGGGACCGCGCCCAACGCTCCAACGCACCTTTGGCGCTGTTGATGATCGACGTTGACCACTTCAAGACCTTCAACGACCGTCATGGTCATCAGGCCGGTGACGACGCGCTGCGCAACGTGGCGCGGGTGATCGGTAATAACATCCGCCGTCCTGCCGATCTGGCGGCGCGTTATGGGGGAGAAGAGTTCGCGGTGATCCTGCCGGATACCGACGCCAAGGGCGCCCGAGTGATCGCCGAGCATCTGCGCGGTCGCATCGAAAACTTGCCATGGGTGTCGGGAAGCGACGGGCCGATTACCGTGAGTATTGGCTTGAGCACCTGGGACAGGCAGGGGCCGCCCTCTCTGGAGCAATTGCTGCTCAGTGCCGACCAGGCGTTGTATGCAGCGAAAAATGCCGGGCGCAACTGCACCGTTGACGCCAGAGCCCCCTAA